The sequence ACAAAACCAACAAAGGAAACCTGAAGCACAGCTCCCTCTTCCACTTCAATGGAAAAATTGCCATCTATGTCGGTTACGGTACCGTTGGTCGTCCCTTTGACCCGCACAGTCGCCCCTGGTAGTGGCTCACCTTGATCATCGGTAACCTTACCAGTGATTTTTTTAGCCTGGGCAATGACGTCCATCAGCGGAGTATTTCTCTCCATAACAACATCATTCCCTATGCCTTTCGCTGTTAACGGGTGAAAGGCAGTCCCTATCCCCGCCAAAAAAACCATACCTGCCGTGGCATACATGGCCTTAGAAAAACGTAAATTTGAATGCATAAAGTTTAAAGTGTTGGATAAATTAAAATGTTCTCGAGCGGCTATTTGCTGCCCCTCTTAGTTGCCTTCAAAAGTACAGGATATATACCCCTCAGCTGTTAAGTATATTTTAGCCTTGTATTAATTATCATCACCTTGAAAAACTTCTTCACCAGTAATTGGTCATACAAACTTAATTTACATGCAAAATCGATTTATTACTCCTTTTTGATTCTACCTTAAAAATTTCCCCCATCAAAAACCACCCACAAACCGCCCCTTCGGCATCTAAAAAAATAGGGATCGCTCACCTATTCTCGAACCAAGTAAGGTCTCCTTTCCTGACATGCTAAATCCCGGTATCGCCCATAAAAAAGAGGGACATCATTTTGGAAAATAATGCCCCTCATATTGGTACAAGTTGGTCAAACCCGCAAAGAAAAGTCCTCTCTTCGCAGCCTACTTAAAAACCTTATCCTTCATACGCCTTAAAAATGGCGGTAGCAATATGTCCGCCAAAGCCAAATGTATTGCTCATCGCATAGCGTACTGGTCGTTCTTGGGCCTTGCCCAATGTCAGGTCAAACACTCCTTTATAGGCCGGCTCCACTTCCGTACAATTAATGGTTGGCGGAACAATCCCATGCTGAATTGCTTTAATACTTGCAATTGCCTCTATCGCTCCTGCTGCACCCAGCAGATGGCCGGTCATGGACTTGGTCGCGCTGATGCTCAACTTACTGTCACGACCAAAAATACGTTCAATGGCTTTCAGCTCACTGACATCCCCCAAAGGAGTGGAAGTAGCATGCATATTGATATAATCAAGGCTTTCGGGACCAATGCCGGCCTCTTCCATGGCCGCCAGCATGCCCAAGTAAGCACCCTCGCCCTCTGGATGGGTTCCGGTCAAATGATACGCATCGGCAGCCATTCCACCGCCCACTACCTCGGCAATGATCGGAGCTCCCCGTCTCTTGGCGTGTTCCAGTTCCTCCAACACCAATGCCCCGGCTCCTTCTCCCATCACAAAACCGTCTCGTGTGACATCGAAAGGCCTGGAGGCCGTCTCGGGATGCTCATTGTTCGTCGACAAGGCCTTTGCAGCACCAAATCCCCCAATGGAACTCTCGGTAATGGCCGCCTCTGAGCCGCCCGTAATGATCATCTCGGCCTTGTTCCATTTGATATGGTTAAAGGCATCGATGATGGCAGTATTGGAGGTTGCACAAGCCGATACCGGAGCAAAATTCACTCCCCTCAAACCATATTTGATAGAAATTACCCCTGCGGCAATATCCACGATCATCTTTGGGATAAAATACGGATTGAACCGGGGAGTACCATCCCCTTGGACATATTCGGCCACCTGTTGGTGAAAGGTAGCCAAACCGCCATTCCCCGAACCCCAAATCACGCCTATGCGGTTCTTGTCCAGTTGATCAAAATCAACCTTTCCGTGGGTAATCGCTTCGGCTACTGCCACCAAGGCATACTGGGTAAACAAATCGTATTTTCTTGCTTCTGCCCTTGGGATATGCTGAAGTGGATCAAAATCTTTTAGCTCACAAGCAAACTTGGTTTTAAATTTTGTGGCGTCGAACTTGGTGATGGGAGCTGCTCCACTTTTCCCTTCCTTTAGGGATCCCCAGAAGTCCTCTACATTGTTCCCGATGGGCGTCAAGGCACCCATTCCGGTAATGACTACTCTTCTCATATGCTTCTATTGATTAAATCCCGTATAATTGCCGCTTGGGCTTTTTTAAAATCACCTTGGCCCGTAACCCTCGAAAGCTGCTCGGCTCCGAGGATGTTGGTGATGACCATTTGTGCTTTGGTTTTGGCATCTGAGGTGAAATTAAACTCCCCCTCGTCTTTGCCTTCTTGTAAGGTTTCCATCAGCCAAAGCAATGTTCCATCCGTCAACATCCGCAATTCCAGCTGGATGGCTTCATCAAAGGTCAAATAATCACTGGCCAAAGCCCCTAAGATACTGATCTTCCCTCCAGACCTTGCCATCGTATAAGTACTTAAAAATAGCTTTACTTTCTCAAGGGGTCCTTTCTCTGCCACCCTTCCCTTGAACTTCAAAAGAAGGGCTCCGTGCTGCTGAATCACGGCCCTCACCAAAGCAGTCTTGGTAGAAAAATGATAATGTATCGAGGCATTCTTGATCTGTAGGGCCTTCGAAATATCCCCAAAACTAAAGGCATTACACCCCTTCGTCCTGATGAGCACATCCGCTAGTTGTACGATCTTATCCTTGGTATGCATAATATAAATATACCTACCTACTAATAGATAGGCAAATAAAAACACATTATTTATACATGTCCCATCTCATCCAACCCAGGCACACCTCCCATAAAACGTCGCAATAGCACCGCTTCTTCACCCTTAAACCCGGATTATGTAATAGGATTTGTAGTGAGGACTGAAACTGCAAGAAAATCAGGCTGTTTGGAGACTGAGGCATAGCACCGCTATGGTGGAGTCAAAACAGAAGCGAAGCAAATGATTTTAAAGTAGTTTCAGGCCGTAATAGATTTTCTATTGCATATTTCGGGTTAAAACCAGCTATATTTAACAAAAAACGAACATCACTATGGCAGCAGTAAGCACTTACTTAAACTATAACAGAAAAAACGAGGCAGCCTTACTGTTTTACATTTCGGAAGTTGTTTTGACAAATTCGGCGTACAATGGATGTTCAACCTCCGAGAAAAAGAACCCGCTTAAAAACTCCCATTTAACCAGGGCTTCTTGGAACGCCTGCCTTCAAGGGATTGTTTTATGTGGACAGGATGCTTTTACTCCGAAATAAATTCATTCCATCACTTTTAAAATTCCTAAACA comes from Echinicola vietnamensis DSM 17526 and encodes:
- the fabF gene encoding beta-ketoacyl-ACP synthase II, coding for MRRVVITGMGALTPIGNNVEDFWGSLKEGKSGAAPITKFDATKFKTKFACELKDFDPLQHIPRAEARKYDLFTQYALVAVAEAITHGKVDFDQLDKNRIGVIWGSGNGGLATFHQQVAEYVQGDGTPRFNPYFIPKMIVDIAAGVISIKYGLRGVNFAPVSACATSNTAIIDAFNHIKWNKAEMIITGGSEAAITESSIGGFGAAKALSTNNEHPETASRPFDVTRDGFVMGEGAGALVLEELEHAKRRGAPIIAEVVGGGMAADAYHLTGTHPEGEGAYLGMLAAMEEAGIGPESLDYINMHATSTPLGDVSELKAIERIFGRDSKLSISATKSMTGHLLGAAGAIEAIASIKAIQHGIVPPTINCTEVEPAYKGVFDLTLGKAQERPVRYAMSNTFGFGGHIATAIFKAYEG
- a CDS encoding TetR/AcrR family transcriptional regulator, which encodes MHTKDKIVQLADVLIRTKGCNAFSFGDISKALQIKNASIHYHFSTKTALVRAVIQQHGALLLKFKGRVAEKGPLEKVKLFLSTYTMARSGGKISILGALASDYLTFDEAIQLELRMLTDGTLLWLMETLQEGKDEGEFNFTSDAKTKAQMVITNILGAEQLSRVTGQGDFKKAQAAIIRDLINRSI